A region from the Onthophagus taurus isolate NC chromosome 8, IU_Otau_3.0, whole genome shotgun sequence genome encodes:
- the LOC139431059 gene encoding uncharacterized protein — MLTCDVCYKEFTRPDNLVRHQRTACIGKRRKVEEDQQGDVIVCEICDEHVTRQCYSSHLRSNKHKQKAFVIIDDGVEKIDSIFGDKICSFRVSDHERKYVDMKEFSNRIREKVISLIQSVRNVNGSLKVNTEIFGLYFINTKEEVEIKSFNTKNKIITVAVDLYQTYEDFMDEIMVKMSEFQERDSGWTLLEVLYLEVNCNKFNPTRASSYIDLPTSIKGKRAVINVQNNDNKCFAWALMSALYQPTGLPQRISSYPDYRETELKFDCVTFPVPIRDIPKFEEENNISINVYGINSWYNGEKMVDDIVTVCICKQKRERHVNLLVVSDNFGNNHYYWIKNLSRLINTQSSTHEHQRYICEGCLQYFSTEDKLVRHQMDDCKKVKATVPSEQIKVNKFGHLEKENVLQFEGFEKKMKVPFVVYADFEAILKPLTPEEGKVYDDNKPYTARCFEHEPYAFAYYIKCAYDDNLSKFQIYRGRNAALEFIIRLEKDVIEIYKQHLRQTKDMIPLSCLDQFVHELSSVCHICDKPINKEEKVCDHDHLTGLYRGPAHSVCNINYKLPMFIPVFFHNLSNYDAHMFVKSIALNKEEVEVIAQNKEKYISFSKKIVVGETTDNKGKKRKVFMKIRFVDSFRFMASSLEKLVSYLDDKDCVEVKKKFKDSEEFRLMRQKGVFPYSFVDSFEKLEYSKLPDHTQFYDILSSSNISKEQYSRAQTVWNKFKCTTLGEYSDLYLTSDVLMLTDVFENFRTISLENYNLDPCHYYTAPGFGWDALLKMTGVKLELLSDIDMLHFFKKGIRGGLCMCVKRSAIANNKFLDDFNPEKPSSYILYLDATNLYGYAMSCKLPTGGFRWLSNQEIVDIDVECLDDEHLGYVFEVDLEYPERLHNQHDDLPFCPENIIAPGSKHPKLIANLQNKSKYIIHYVNLRECVKKGLKLTKIHRALQFQQSPWMKPYIDFNSEKRMNATNEFGKNHYKQMNNIVYGKTMENVENRVDIRLVSHWENRYRRPGAEALIAKPTFKSSKIFCHNLAAIEMQKVEVKYNKPLYVEKYGENVLLLYTDTDSLILEIFTENVYQDIKENIEMFDTSNYKLNNRHNIPPGPPIVGKMKDEYPNTILTSFYGTGAKAYCINTLEGVVKRAKGVKKYVIDKNLSVSEYKRIIEDGGSVRKKMYVFRSSYHTMYTELKNKVALSAHDDKRYVMEDGCHTLAWGNYLIEDLRREDLLDNLLELLNVNMYG; from the exons ATGTTGACCTGCGACGTGTGTTACAAAGAGTTTACTAGACCAGATAATCTTGTGAGACATCAACGCACAGCATGTATTGGGAAACGTCGAAAGGTGGAAGAGGATCAACAAGGAGATGTTATAGTGTGTGAAATATGTGATGAACACGTAACCAGACAATGTTATTCCTCACATCTGCGTAGCAACAAACATAAACAGAAAGCCTTCGTAATAATAGATGATGgtgtagaaaaaatagattcgatatttggagataaaatatgtAGTTTTAGAGTGAGCGATCATGAACGGAAGTACGTAGACATGAAGGAATTCAGTAACCGAATTAGAGAAAAAGTTATCAGTTTGATACAGTCCGTGAGGAATGTAAATGGTAGTTTAAAAGTGAATACGGAAATTTTTGGattgtatttcataaatacgaaggaagaagtggaaatcaaatcattcaacacaaaaaataaaattataacagtaGCCGTAGACTTATATCAAACATACGAGGACTTTATGGACGAGATTATGGTGAAAATGTCGGAATTCCAAGAACGGGACTCAG GTTGGACCTTGTTGGAAGTATTATATCTTGAAGTGAACTGTAACAAGTTTAATCCTACAAGAGCATCGAGCTACATCGACTTACCGACATCCATAAAAGGGAAGAGAGCGGTAATAAACGTGcaaaataacgataataagTGCTTTGCTTGGGCACTGATGTCCGCACTGTACCAACCCACAGGTTTACCGCAAAGAATATCATCATACCCAGATTATAGGgaaacagaattaaagtttGACTGCGTAACATTCCCAGTACCCATCAGAGACATACCAAAATTtgaggaagaaaataacatttcaattAACGTCTATGGTATAAATTCTTGGTATAATGGAGAGAAAATGGTAGATGATATTGTaactgtatgtatatgtaaacaGAAACGGGAGCGTCATGTAAACTTATTAGTAGTCAGCGACAATTTCGGGAATAACCACTATTATTggataaaaaacttatctcgACTGATAAATACACAATCATCGACTCATGAACATCAAAGATATATTTGTGAGGGTTGTTTGCAATACTTTTCAACTGAAGACAAGTTGGTACGACATCAGATGGATGActgtaaaaaagtgaaagCAACAGTACCAAGCgaacaaataaaagtgaatAAGTTCGGACATctagaaaaggaaaatgttttacaatttgaaggatttgaaaaaaaaatgaaagttccGTTTGTGGTGTACGCCGATTTCGAGGCGATTCTGAAACCCTTAACGCCCGAAGAAGGAAAAGTTTACGATGATAATAAACCATATACGGCCCGATGTTTTGAACACGAACCATACGCGTTTGCGTACTACATTAAGTGTGCTTACGATGATAACTTATCGAAATTCCAAATATACCGAGGGCGAAACGCTGCTCtggaatttattataagattggagaaggatgtaatagagatctataaacaacatttgaggCAAACAAAGGATATGATACCGCTAAGCTGTCTGGACCAATTTGTACATGAACTGAGTTCCGTATGTCACATTTGTGATAAACcaataaacaaagaagagaAAGTGTGTGATCACGATCACTTGACAGGATTGTATAGGGGTCCTGCGCATTCCGTctgcaatataaattataaattaccgaTGTTTATCCCTGTGTTTTTCCACAACCTGTCGAATTACGATGCCCACATGTTTGTGAAAAGTATTGCCCTAAACAAGGAGGAagtagaggtgatagcacaaaacaaagaaaaatatatttctttttccaaaaaaatagttgtCGGAGAAACAACCGATAACAAGGGAAAGAAACGCAaagtgtttatgaaaataagattCGTCGACTCGTTTAGATTCATGGCGAGTTCTTTGGAAAAGTTGGTTTCATATTTGGATGATAAGGATTGTGtggaagtgaaaaaaaaattcaaagactCTGAAGAATTTAGATTGATGCGCCAGAAAGGTGTATTTCCATATTCGTTCGTAGATTCGTTTGAAAAGTTGGAGTATAGTAAATTGCCTGATCATACACAGTTTTACGACATATTGAGTTCAAGTAATATTTCAAAGGAACAATACTCTAGAGCACAGACTgtatggaataaatttaagtgtACAACGTTGGGAGAATACAGTGACCTGTATTTGACGTCAGATGTGTTAATGTTGACTGAcgtctttgaaaatttcaggaCAATATCTTTGGAGAATTACAATCTGGATCCTTGCCATTATTATACTGCGCCCGGGTTTGGGTGGGATGCTCTGTTAAAAATGAcaggtgtaaaattagaattgttaTCAGACATTGACAtgttacacttttttaagaaagGAATTAGAGGCGGTCTCTGTATGTGTGTAAAACGATCTGCAATAGCAAACAACAAGTTCCTTGACGATTTTAACCCGGAAAAACCATCATCATATATTCTATACTTGGACGCTACCAATTTGTATGGGTATGCAATGAGTTGTAAATTACCAACAGGCGGTTTTCGATGGTTGTCGAACCAAGAAATAGTAGATATAGATGTGGAGTGTTTAGATGATGAACACCTTGGTTATGTGTTTGAAGTGGATTTGGAGTATCCCGAAAGGTTACACAACCAGCATGATGATCTACCGTTTTGTCCCGAAAACATAATCGCTCCCGGATCGAAGCATCCTAAGTTGATTGCgaacttacaaaataaatcgaaatacatAATTCACTATGTAAACCTACGTGAATGTGTGAAAAAAGGTCTTAAGCTAACCAAAATACACCGTGCATTGCAATTTCAACAATCGCCGTGGATGAAACcatatatcgattttaactctgaGAAACGAATGAATGCTACGAATGAATTTgggaaaaatcattataaacaaatgaataatatcgTGTATGGGAAAACgatggaaaatgttgaaaatagagtCGATATACGATTAGTGTCACATTGGGAGAATCGTTACAGGAGACCCGGTGCAGAAGCTCTTATCGCAAAGCCGACTTTCAAgtcatcaaaaattttctgccaTAATTTGGCAGCCATTGAAATGCAGAAGGTGGAGGTCAAATATAACAAACCTCTGTATGTAG agaaatatggtgaaaacgtattattgttatatacaGATACGGATTCGTTAATTCTCGAAATATTTACTGAGAATGTATACCaggatatcaaagaaaatatagagaTGTTCGATACCTCTAATTACAAGTTAAACAACAGACATAATATTCCTCCAGGGCCGCCGATAGTCggaaaaatgaaagatgagTACCCAAATACGATATTAACATCGTTTTATGGTACAGGAGCTAAAGCTTAttgtattaacactttggaaggAGTTGTCAAGCGTGCCAAGGGTGTGAAAAAGtatgttatcgataaaaacttAAGTGTTTCAGAATATAAACGGATTATCGAAGATGGAGGTTCTGTGCGAAAAAAGATGTATGTCTTTCGCTCCTCCTATCACACGATGTATACAGAACTAAAGAATAAAGTGGCGCTCTCTGCACATGACGATAAACGTTACGTGATGGAGGATGGATGTCATACTTTAGCTTGGGGAAACTATCTTATTGAAGATCTACGCAGGGAAGATCTTTTGGACAACTTATTGGAGTTGTTAAACGTAAACATGTATGGCTAG